A window from Streptomyces subrutilus encodes these proteins:
- the rpmG gene encoding 50S ribosomal protein L33, protein MARSTTRPVVRLTSTAGTGTTYTTRKNPRNDPDRLVLRKYDPLAGRHVAFREER, encoded by the coding sequence GTGGCCCGCAGCACCACCCGTCCCGTCGTCCGGCTGACGTCGACGGCCGGGACCGGCACCACCTACACGACGCGCAAGAACCCCCGCAACGACCCCGACCGGCTCGTGCTGCGCAAGTACGACCCGCTGGCCGGCCGGCACGTCGCGTTCCGGGAGGAGCGCTGA
- a CDS encoding type B 50S ribosomal protein L31 gives MRKHIHPVSRPVVFRDRAAGTAFLTRSTVDTARTVVWEDGALYPLVDVEVSAASHPFFTGGTRVVDTAGRVERFERRYGRRGPSRG, from the coding sequence ATGAGGAAGCACATCCACCCCGTATCGCGCCCCGTCGTCTTCCGTGACCGGGCGGCCGGCACCGCGTTCCTGACGCGGTCGACCGTGGACACGGCCCGGACGGTCGTCTGGGAGGACGGCGCGCTCTACCCGCTGGTCGACGTCGAGGTCTCGGCGGCGAGCCACCCCTTCTTCACGGGCGGCACGCGGGTCGTGGACACCGCCGGCCGCGTGGAGCGCTTCGAGCGCCGCTACGGCCGCCGGGGCCCGTCCCGGGGCTGA
- the ykgO gene encoding type B 50S ribosomal protein L36, whose translation MKVRASVRSLKSRPGAQVVRRRGVVFVVNRKNPRFKARQG comes from the coding sequence GTGAAGGTACGCGCATCCGTGCGCTCGCTGAAGTCCAGGCCCGGAGCGCAGGTGGTCCGCCGGCGGGGCGTGGTCTTCGTCGTCAACCGGAAGAACCCGCGCTTCAAGGCCCGCCAGGGCTGA